In one window of Opitutus sp. GAS368 DNA:
- a CDS encoding glycosyltransferase: protein MKSPPDKRRALELPQRVLFLNDVGFQYGAGVAQARQVETLLALGIEVGVFAWATGNIDLKDVATRPIDPDLWRGIREINALEGGKKLSDASVIAGILMEVARFNPAIIIIGNLHAANWPFSLLPALREIGCRVIAFLHDAYLYTGRCAYPGGCELYLTGCNATCPTADQYPKLEPARIAGAWQIRRDIFGGPNGVEVVANSDWSNRMFRTALPACRSVETIHLGADELVFKPGDKAVARKILGLPGDKPVVLSAAVNFQEPRKGGRQLREIAAALQNTCTFAAFGHNAHEVPGLIGLGYHLQADKIAMIYQAADIFLGTATEEAFGQTLMEAQLCGLPVVAFKTGGVDEIVRHEITGLLVSNGNAAEAVAAIQQLLGDALFLANASAWARQYAVSRFSQWAHELGWHHFLVGLGKTGTGFVPPRHVYPLNDRGDNAAHFPSWPVPSAAGVFINVEHREIYEKTKHLPGWQSPGDAFKLYEMGYHAGDVILEIGTYGGRSATAELRGALANPARTARPQFYGIDIEASSIARTRGTLADECLSDYCHLFHGTLQDFVQRWDIAPTMVFLDGDHSYEGVMADLATLSRYLRPGTPVLVHDFLNPDNATGAIGVRRAVEEWARVTGSRFTGCFGDAALYLTAADSAPRT from the coding sequence ATGAAATCCCCGCCCGACAAACGCCGCGCCTTGGAACTGCCGCAACGCGTTCTGTTTCTCAACGACGTAGGTTTTCAATATGGCGCGGGCGTGGCGCAGGCCCGCCAGGTTGAAACCCTGCTGGCCCTCGGCATCGAGGTCGGCGTCTTCGCGTGGGCGACCGGCAACATCGACCTCAAGGATGTCGCCACCCGGCCCATCGACCCGGACCTTTGGCGCGGCATCCGCGAAATCAACGCGCTGGAAGGCGGGAAAAAACTGTCCGATGCCAGCGTGATCGCCGGGATCCTCATGGAGGTGGCCCGCTTCAATCCCGCGATCATCATCATCGGCAATCTCCACGCGGCGAACTGGCCCTTCAGCCTGCTGCCCGCCCTGCGCGAAATCGGGTGCCGCGTGATCGCCTTCCTGCACGACGCCTATCTCTACACGGGCCGCTGCGCTTATCCGGGCGGCTGCGAACTCTACCTGACCGGCTGCAACGCGACCTGCCCTACCGCCGACCAGTATCCCAAGCTCGAGCCGGCCCGCATCGCCGGGGCCTGGCAAATCCGGCGGGACATCTTCGGCGGCCCGAACGGCGTCGAGGTGGTCGCCAACAGCGATTGGAGCAACCGGATGTTCCGGACGGCGCTGCCCGCCTGCCGCTCGGTGGAAACCATCCACTTGGGCGCCGACGAGTTGGTGTTCAAGCCGGGCGACAAGGCGGTTGCGCGCAAGATTCTCGGCCTGCCCGGCGACAAGCCGGTCGTGCTCTCCGCGGCCGTCAATTTCCAAGAACCCCGGAAGGGCGGCCGCCAGTTGCGCGAAATCGCCGCGGCGCTGCAGAACACCTGCACTTTCGCCGCCTTCGGGCACAACGCCCACGAGGTTCCCGGCCTCATCGGTCTGGGCTACCATCTGCAGGCGGACAAGATCGCGATGATTTATCAAGCCGCGGATATTTTTCTCGGCACCGCCACCGAGGAGGCCTTTGGCCAGACTCTCATGGAGGCGCAGCTCTGCGGCCTGCCGGTGGTTGCGTTCAAAACCGGTGGCGTCGATGAAATCGTGCGCCATGAAATCACCGGGTTGCTCGTGAGCAACGGCAACGCCGCGGAAGCGGTGGCTGCCATCCAACAGTTGCTGGGCGACGCCCTGTTTCTGGCCAACGCCTCGGCTTGGGCGCGGCAATATGCCGTCAGCCGCTTTTCCCAGTGGGCACATGAGCTGGGCTGGCATCATTTTCTCGTCGGCCTTGGGAAGACCGGCACCGGGTTTGTTCCGCCCCGCCATGTCTATCCGCTGAATGACCGCGGTGACAATGCCGCGCACTTCCCCTCCTGGCCGGTCCCCTCGGCGGCCGGGGTTTTCATCAACGTCGAGCACCGGGAAATCTACGAAAAAACCAAGCACCTCCCCGGATGGCAGTCGCCCGGCGACGCGTTCAAACTATATGAAATGGGCTACCATGCGGGCGATGTGATCCTGGAAATTGGCACCTACGGCGGCCGGTCCGCCACGGCGGAACTGCGCGGGGCCCTCGCCAATCCCGCCCGCACGGCCCGCCCGCAGTTTTACGGCATCGACATCGAGGCCAGCTCCATCGCCCGCACCCGCGGCACCCTGGCCGATGAATGCCTCAGCGACTATTGCCACCTCTTCCATGGCACGCTCCAGGATTTCGTGCAGCGCTGGGACATTGCCCCCACCATGGTGTTTCTGGACGGCGACCACAGCTACGAGGGCGTCATGGCCGATCTGGCAACCCTCAGCCGCTATCTCCGGCCCGGCACGCCGGTGCTGGTCCATGATTTTCTGAACCCCGACAATGCGACCGGCGCGATCGGCGTCCGCCGGGCCGTGGAGGAATGGGCCCGGGTCACCGGCAGCCGGTTCACGGGTTGCTTTGGCGACGCCGCCCTCTATTTAACGGCGGCGGATTCCGCGCCCCGGACATGA